The Candidatus Planktophila sp. genome window below encodes:
- a CDS encoding GNAT family N-acetyltransferase, with protein MTKNGVTYRSANAQDIPVMVSLDKQLFPYSPWSSGQYREEISAPTRHYIVALDEAQNIIGYAGVFAPGGTEADILTVGVIPEHRGHGIARALMALLTEWAKTQGSNAMMLEVKTDNLEAIPLYESLGYLRIS; from the coding sequence ATGACTAAAAATGGAGTTACGTATCGCAGTGCCAACGCGCAAGATATTCCCGTTATGGTTTCGCTGGATAAACAATTGTTCCCTTACTCACCTTGGTCATCTGGCCAATACAGAGAAGAGATTTCTGCTCCAACCCGACATTATATTGTTGCCCTTGATGAAGCACAAAATATTATTGGATATGCAGGTGTTTTTGCACCAGGGGGAACTGAAGCAGATATTTTGACCGTTGGAGTTATTCCAGAGCATCGCGGCCATGGCATTGCAAGAGCGTTAATGGCCCTCCTCACTGAATGGGCAAAGACGCAAGGCTCAAACGCGATGATGTTGGAAGTAAAGACAGATAACCTAGAAGCAATTCCTTTATATGAATCTCTCGGATATTTGAGAATCTCT